The Streptomyces cathayae DNA segment TCGACGTGCGCCTGCTGGAGCGCACAGCGGTGGTGGCGGCGCTGCTGCAGCTGTTCACCCGCAGTCTCGCCGCGGCGGAGGCACGCGTGCGCGGCGACCTCCTCGACGACCTGCTGAGCGGCACAGGCCGGGCCGGAACGGCGCTGGACGAACGTGCCCAGCGACTGGGCTACCAGCCGCACGGACCCCACACGGTTCTCGTCACCCACGCACCCGCCCGCCAGCTCCCCCTCCTGTCCACGGCCACGGCGGAGATGGCGGCGTCACGCAAGGGCCTCAGCACGGTCCGGGACGGCTTCGCGGTGCTGGCCCTGCCCTCGTCGGACGCGGCACTGACCGGCAGGCAGATCGCCGGATCGCTGTCCCTCCGTCTCGGCACCCCGGTCACCGTGGGAGCCGCTGGGCCCGTCACCGACTCCGGCGGCCTCCCGGGTGCCTACGGGGAAGCCCTGGCCTGCGCTCGGGCGCTGCTACGGCTGGAACGCGCGGGAGACTCGGCGACCGTCCGGGAACTGGGTTACACCGGTCTGCTGCTCGGAGGAGCGGCCACGGTCAGCGGTTTCGTCGACCGCATGCTCGGGCCGGTCGTCCGCCACGACGAACAGCGCGACACCGAACTGCTCACCACCCTGGAGACGTACTTCGCCACGGGACGCAGTCCGGCCCGCAGCGCGGACCATCTGCATGTGCATCCGAACACCGTCACCCAGCGACTGGACCGTATCAAGCGCCTCCTCGACCTCGACTGGTCCGACCCGGACAAGACGCTGGACCTCCAGCTCGCTCTGCGTCTGAACCGGGTACTGCGGCCGCATTCCGCCGATCGCGAGTACGGACAGCAGTAGCCGCCCGGGCAGGCCGGGTGGCCACTGCTGCCCGTCGGCCTCAGAGCAGAAGACTGAGGCCGGCCACGGCGGCGAACGACGTGAAGCCCATGAGCGTCGTCATGACGGTCCACGACCGCAGGCTGTCCTTCTCGGGTATCCCGAACAGCCTGGTGACGAGCCAGTAGCCGGCGTCGTTGACGTGCGAGGTCGAGATGGCTCCGGCACTGATCGCGACGACCAGGGCGGCGACCTGTCCGTCGGGCAGCCCGGCCTTCTCCACGAGGCCGGCCACGATCCCGGCGGCCGCCACGGTGGCCACTGTGGCGGACCCCTGGGCCAGCCGCAGCAGGTAGGCGATCACGAACGCCAGGAGGATCAACGGCAGGCCTGACCCGGCCAGTCCCTCGGCCAGGATCTTCCCGATCCCACTGGCGGTGAGCACCGACCCGAACACGCCACCCGCCCCGACGACGAGGAGGATCATGCCGACCGGACGCAGCGCGCTGTCGGCGACCTGCGTGAGGTTCGTCCTGCTCCAGCCGTACCGGGAGCTGAGCACCACCATGGCGAACAGCACACCGATCAGCAGGGCGATCAGCGGCGACCCGATGAATCCCGCGATCTTCGTGAAGGCGTTGTCCGCGCCGTCGACCAGCAGCGAGGAGAACGTCTGCACCAGGATCAGTCCGATGGGCACGGCGATGATGGTCACGACCGTGCCCAGACCCAGCGCCGATGCGCCGGCGGCCGGTGAGGCGAGCGCCGCCGCGTCCTCGTGCCGGCCGGTGGTGCCGAGCGCGGGCTGGAGGACCGGGACTTCGATACGCCGGGCGATCCACCTGGCATAGACGAAGCCGACCAGGTACGCCGGTACGGTACAGACCGCTCCGATCAGGATGACCAGACCGATGTTGGCGCCCATCAGTCCGGACGCGGCGACCGGGCCGGGGTGCGGCGGCAGGAGACCGTGCACGATCGCCAGGCCGCCGGCGGCGGGAAGTGCGTACCAGAGCATGCCCTTGCGCCCGGACGCAGCAGCGGCGAAGACGAGGGGAGCGATGACGAGCACACCGACGTCGAAGAAGACCGGAATGCCGAAGATGATGCCGGTGAGTCCCAGCGCTGCCGGCGCCCGACGCTCACCGAACCATCCCAGCAGCCGGTCGGCCAGCACGCGTGCGCCGCCCGAGACCTCCAGCAGTTTGCCCAACAGCGCGCCGAGCCCCACGATCGGCGCGACGTGGGCGAGTGATCTCCCGACACCGTCCTCCATGGCCGGCACGATCTCGGCGAGCGGTATCCCGGCCGCGAAGGCGACCACCGCACTGACCAGCAGGAGGGACACGAACGGCTCGACCCGCACCCGGATGATCAGGAAGAGCAGGACGGCGATGCCGATCGCGGCGACGGTCATGAGATAAGCCGGTGACGAGGTCATGACCGCGCCCCCACGAGGTCCGAGCACGGCTCGTGCACAGAGGGCCGGGACACCCGGGCCACCGCGGCGCTGTGCGCGTCGGTCAGGCAACGGCCCATCAGGTCGTGACCGACCGGATACCCAGTCAGTCCCATATCTTCGGGCACGCTCATCGGCGGCATAGGAGTCTCCTTTGACTGCTCCGGTCGAACGACACCGGACCTGCGGCTCAAGCTCGCGACGAGGCTAAGTAGCGGCCGCGGCGGAGTCTGCGGGCCCGAACCCACAACCGCAGAGCACTCTGTGTGCTGGAGGACATCGACAGGCCGACGACGGCTCACGACCTGGTTCGAGATACCGCTGCCGGCAGTTGCGCGCCGCTTCGTCCGGGGGCCGGCCGTGACCGGACGCAATGCGGTGGCAGTGCCTCCCGAGCTCCTGCTTGGATGCCCGGCTCGGCTTCCTCCCTGTGGCCAGGGCAATGATCGCCGAACCCGTCGAGCAGCCACTGGCAGGCAGGCCGTCACCCGTGACGCGACGACGGCCGTACGGGTCGGGTGGATCATGACGTCGGCCTGGGCCCGTGCGGTCTTGTCGCATCCTGCTTTCTGCGACCTGTCCCGTGCACATCCCGGCGGACTGATCGAGGAGTCGGCCTCTCCCTGGCCCACCCGGTGCGGGTCCGCGCTGCGCGAGCGGCGAGGAGACGAGCGCAAGCGGGCAGCCGATTCAGCCGACGCCGCACCAGCACCGAACTGGTGCTCGTCCGACTGGTCGCCTGCTGACCGGCCGGCAGGCGAACCGCCGGCCGTTCCTGCGTGCCGCCCGCTCCAGCAGGCCGCGGACATGGTCCCGCATCCGCCGGCGCAGATCCGCCCGAGCGAACCGGCCCGCCACCCGCGCGAACACTGAAGCCGACTCGGC contains these protein-coding regions:
- a CDS encoding GntP family permease, whose protein sequence is MTVAAIGIAVLLFLIIRVRVEPFVSLLLVSAVVAFAAGIPLAEIVPAMEDGVGRSLAHVAPIVGLGALLGKLLEVSGGARVLADRLLGWFGERRAPAALGLTGIIFGIPVFFDVGVLVIAPLVFAAAASGRKGMLWYALPAAGGLAIVHGLLPPHPGPVAASGLMGANIGLVILIGAVCTVPAYLVGFVYARWIARRIEVPVLQPALGTTGRHEDAAALASPAAGASALGLGTVVTIIAVPIGLILVQTFSSLLVDGADNAFTKIAGFIGSPLIALLIGVLFAMVVLSSRYGWSRTNLTQVADSALRPVGMILLVVGAGGVFGSVLTASGIGKILAEGLAGSGLPLILLAFVIAYLLRLAQGSATVATVAAAGIVAGLVEKAGLPDGQVAALVVAISAGAISTSHVNDAGYWLVTRLFGIPEKDSLRSWTVMTTLMGFTSFAAVAGLSLLL